The DNA segment TGTTGCTACCCCCGAGTTAATCCATAATAATGATGGATCATCTACTGGCACTAACGAAGCACTAGGCTCAATCTTATGACCTTTTTCTACAAAGAAATCCAAATACATTCTTCTTATTTGTGTTGATGTTAATTGTTTCATTTTTTTCTCCTTTCAATTAAAAAAATCCCTTGTGTAAATATATTACACAAGGGACGACTATAATCGTGTTACCACCCTAATTTGAGCTATGCTCCTCATTAGTTTTTATAACGGCTTAACTGCCGATGAAGCACTATATAGGTAGCATAAAAGTTATATTATGAATCTTTTTCACCACTAGACTCTCTCTAAATATAATATTACTAACTTCTAATTCCTAAACTTCATTTATTATTTAGATACATTATATACAGTTCTAAAACAAATGTCAATAGATTTTACTTAGAATTTCTTATTTCTAACAACGCTTTCTTTTGCCAAAGTTTCATATTTTGTTTTAAAGTATCAAAACCATATTCGAAATTCAACGTATCTAAACTGTTAATTTCTTTCTTAGTTATCTTTTTATGATTAAAGTTAAGAGTCGCATTTATTTTATTATCTTTTATCGATAATACCTTTACTTCTAATACTTCATCTTGTTTAATGTAACTTCCTATATCAAAAATAAAGCAATTTGTTATCTCTGAAATATGTATCAAACCTACTTGACGGTCTCGTGTTTCAAAAAATGCACCATACGGTTTAACTGCTGTTATTTTAACTTTAATTATATCACCAGGTTGTATTTCTTTATAGCTCATTTTTTATTCTCGCTACTACTTTTTCAACACTAAATCCATATTCTTCAATAACTTTATTTGCTGGTGCTGACGCTCCAAACTTATTAATACCAATTGCTAAACCATCAAGCCCTACGTATTTATACCAAAGAGCAGTGTTCCCCATTTCTAATGATACACGACGACGTATACTGCGTGGTAATAAAGCTTCCTTATATTCGCTAGTTTGTTCTTCAAATAATTCAATAGAAGGCATACTAACAACACGTACTTTCATACCTTCTTTTTCTAATTCTTGAGCAACACTTATTGCCAGTGCTACTTCTGAACCAGTTGCGATTAAAATTGTATCAAAATCACTTGAAGTTTCATAAACAACATATGCTCCTTTTGCTACTTTTTCAAATGATGAATTTTCTAAAACTGGTAAATTTTGACGTGTAAGAACTATCGATGTTGGTTTATCGTTAATATTTTGTGCTAAATACCAAGCTGCTTGAGTTTCTGTAGCATCTGCTGGTCTGAATACATATGTATTTGGAATAGTACGTAAAGATGCTAAGTGTTCAATTGGTTCATGCGTTGGACCATCTTCACCAACAGCAATACTATCGTGTGTAAATACATATGTTACAGGTAAGTTTTGTAGCGCTGATAATCTTAACGCAGCTTTTAAATAGTCAGAAAATACAAAGAATGTTCCTCCAAATACGCGCACTCCTCCATGTAACATCATTCCGTTAAGTACTGTCGCCATTGCAAATTCACGAACTCCAAATTGGATATTACGTTCAGTACGATGAGCATCATCTTGAAGACCGTCACCTTTAATAAACGTCATGTTAGAGTGAGAAAGGTCTGCTGAACCTCCAAAGAATGTTGGTAAAACTTTAGCAATACTGTTAATTGCATCTTGAGATGAATTACGAGTAGCTTGAGCTTCTCCGACATTTTTAAAACTGAAGCTTTCTTTAGAAAGATGTTTAATATCTTCTCTTGATAGTACTTCTTCTAATTCAGCAGCTAACTCTGGGAATTTTTCTTTATATTCATTATATAATTTTTCCCATTCATTATTCGCAGTTTCCCCACGATCTGCAACATTAACTTTAAAGTCTGCATATACTTCTTCTGGTATTTCAAATGGTTCATAATTCCAACCAATTTCTTTTCTGAATAAAGCTGTTTCTTCTTCTCCTAACGGTGCACCGTGTACACCATTAGTTCCTTGTTTATTTGGAGATCCTGCTCCAATAATTGTTTTAACTTCAATTAATGTGGGTTTATCTGATTGTTTAGCTTTTTCTATAGCAACGTTTACTGCTTCAACATCAGCACCATCTTCTACCAATATAGTGTTCCAACCATATGCTTCATATCTATTGCGAACATTCTCACTAAAAGCGTCTCTTGTTTCACCATCTAAACAAATATCATTAGAA comes from the Gemella morbillorum genome and includes:
- the tkt gene encoding transketolase, which produces MSQQSVNAIKVLGVDAINKAKSGHPGVVMGAAPMAYSLFAKHLRVNPKKTDWINRDRFVLSAGHGSMLLYSLLHLSGFEDVSLEEVKNFRQWGSKTPGHPEFGHTKGVDATTGPLGQGISTAVGMALAERYLAAKYNKEGYKLFDHYTYVICGDGDIMEGVASEAASFAAVQKLNKLVVLYDSNDICLDGETRDAFSENVRNRYEAYGWNTILVEDGADVEAVNVAIEKAKQSDKPTLIEVKTIIGAGSPNKQGTNGVHGAPLGEEETALFRKEIGWNYEPFEIPEEVYADFKVNVADRGETANNEWEKLYNEYKEKFPELAAELEEVLSREDIKHLSKESFSFKNVGEAQATRNSSQDAINSIAKVLPTFFGGSADLSHSNMTFIKGDGLQDDAHRTERNIQFGVREFAMATVLNGMMLHGGVRVFGGTFFVFSDYLKAALRLSALQNLPVTYVFTHDSIAVGEDGPTHEPIEHLASLRTIPNTYVFRPADATETQAAWYLAQNINDKPTSIVLTRQNLPVLENSSFEKVAKGAYVVYETSSDFDTILIATGSEVALAISVAQELEKEGMKVRVVSMPSIELFEEQTSEYKEALLPRSIRRRVSLEMGNTALWYKYVGLDGLAIGINKFGASAPANKVIEEYGFSVEKVVARIKNEL
- a CDS encoding S1 RNA-binding domain-containing protein, with product MSYKEIQPGDIIKVKITAVKPYGAFFETRDRQVGLIHISEITNCFIFDIGSYIKQDEVLEVKVLSIKDNKINATLNFNHKKITKKEINSLDTLNFEYGFDTLKQNMKLWQKKALLEIRNSK